Proteins encoded by one window of Lathyrus oleraceus cultivar Zhongwan6 chromosome 1, CAAS_Psat_ZW6_1.0, whole genome shotgun sequence:
- the LOC127135280 gene encoding eukaryotic initiation factor 4A-15: MAGVAPEGSQFDAKQFDTKMNELLTTEGQDFYTFYEEVYDSFDAMGLQENLLRGIYAYGFEKPSAIQQRGIVPFCKGLDVIQQAQSGTGKTATFCSGILQQLDYSVTECQALVLAPTRELAQQIEKVMRALGDYLGVKVHACVGGTSVREDQRILSSGVHVVVGTPGRVFDMLRRQSLRPDYIKMFVLDEADEMLSRGFKDQIYDIFQLLPSKIQVGVFSATMPPEALEITRKFMNKPVRILVKRDELTLEGIKQFYVNVDKEEWKLDTLCDLYETLAITQSVIFVNTRRKVDWLTDKMRSRDHTVSATHGDMDQNTRDIIMREFRSGSSRVLITTDLLARGIDVQQVSLVINYDLPTQPENYLHRIGRSGRFGRKGVAINFVTKDDERMLGDIQKFYNVLIEELPSNVAELL, from the exons ATGGCAGGAGTTGCACCAGAGGGTTCTCAGTTTGATGCTAAGCAATTTGATACCAAAATGAATGAGTT ACTCACCACTGAAGGACAGGACTTCTACACATTTTATGAGGAGGTTTATGATAGTTTTGATGCTATGGGCTTGCAAGAGAATCTTCTCAGAGGAATTTATGCATATG GTTTTGAGAAGCCATCAGCTATTCAGCAAAGGGGAATAGTTCCATTTTGCAAGGGACTTGATGTTATACAACAGGCTCAGTCTGGAACGGGAAAGACCGCTACCTTCTGCTCTGGGATTCTGCAGCAACTTGACTACAGTGTAACAGAATGCCAGGCCTTGGTCTTGGCACCAACACGTGAGCTTGCTCAGCAGATTGAGAAGGTTATGCGGGCACTTGGAGATTATCTAGGTGTGAAGGTGCATGCTTGTGTGGGAGGGACCAGTGTTCGTGAGGACCAACGTATTCTGTCAAGTGGTGTTCATGTTGTTGTAGGTACCCCTGGTCGTGTATTTGACATGCTGCGCAGACAGTCGCTTAGGCCAGATTACATCAAGATGTTTGTATTAGATGAGGCTGATGAAATGCTTTCTCGTGGTTTTAAAGACCAG ATCTACGATATATTCCAGCTGTTGCCATCTAAGATTCAAGTGGGGGTTTTCTCTGCCACAATGCCTCCTGAGGCGCTTGAGATCACAAGAAAGTTCATGAACAAACCTGTGAGGATTCTTGTGAAGCGTGATGAGCTTACCTTGGAGGGTATTAAGCAATTTTATGTCAATGTTGATAAAGAGGAATGGAAGCTTGACACACTCTGCGATCTTTATGAGACATTGGCTATCACCCAGAGTGTCATTTTTGTGAACACCAGACGGAAAGTTGATTGGCTAACTGACAAGATGCGAAGCCGTGACCATACAGTCTCAGCAACACACGGAGACATGGACCAGAATACTAGAGATATTATTATGCGGGAATTCCGTTCTGGATCTTCCCGTGTTTTAATAACTACTGATCTTCTGGCTCGTGGTATTGATGTGCAGCAAGTGTCTTTAGTTATAAATTATGATCTCCCCACACAACCCGAAAACTATCTCCATCGTATTGGTCGTAGTGGAAGGTTTGGTAGGAAAGGTGTTGCAATTAACTTTGTCACGAAGGATGATGAAAGAATGCTGGGTGACATCCAGAAGTTCTACAATGTGTTGATTGAGGAGCTTCCTTCCAATGTGGCTGAACTTCTGTGA
- the LOC127105693 gene encoding stress response protein NST1-like, which produces MEEAKELKVVIQSLEKENEELRLNLLRITEERNNHKWELGRKKTQLQANVERTDKEEYKRKRVKQGLDQAESCLNTVKSQLKEAERDCREKEKWWKLATKQKKEIRETLEAEIANLNVSLFESKEREERERRSKESAMAATQVTPEMWNGKCQEAENANEWERYWRGRHDSLLQEGEDWMNARENVNASLAACEETIQFLHEQRNEYRDKFASLIDFCNGMATNVPLMLRCALEDIDNDNIPRSVTEFIYLCEDMIKRFKGELEDLNKQKPAV; this is translated from the coding sequence ATGGAGGAAGCTAAAGAGCTCAAAGTTGTCATCCAAAGTttggaaaaagagaatgaagagctacGGTTGAACCTTCTCCGGATTACTGAAGAAAGGAATAATCATAAGTGGGAGCTTGGGCGGAAGAAAAcacaacttcaagcaaatgtggAAAGGACTGATAAGGAGGAATATAAGAGAAAAAGAGTCAAACAGGGGTTAGATCAGGCTGAGAGCTGCTTGAATACCGTCAAAAGCCAACTGAAAGAGGCTGAGAGGGATTGTCGTGAGAAAGAGAAATGGTGGAAGCTCGCCACAAAACAAAAGAAGGAGATAAGAGAGACGCTTGAGGCTGAGATAGCCAACCTCAATGTTTCACTCTTTGAATCAAAAGAAAGGGAAGAACGAGAACGCCGCAGTAAAGAGAGTGCTATGGCTGCTACTCAGGTTACACCTGAAATGTGGAATGGAAAGTGCCAGGAGGCTGAAAATGCTAATGAGTGGGAACGATACTGGAGAGGCCGACATGACTCTTTGCTACAAGAAGGTGAAGATTGGATGAACGCAAGGGAAAATGTGAATGCTAGTTTGGCAGCCTGCGAGGAAACCATCCAGTTTTTACATGAACAAAGAAATGAGTATCGAGACAAGTTTGCCAGTTTGATAGACTTCTGTAATGGCATGGCTACGAATGTGCCTTTGATGCTAAGATGTGCTTTGGAAGACATAGACAATGACAACATCCCTCGTTCAGTGACTGAATTTATTTATCTTTGTGAAGACATGATAAAAAGGTTCAAAGGAGAGTTGGAAGATCTCAACAAACAGAAGCCTGCAGTTTGA